The Tachysurus fulvidraco isolate hzauxx_2018 chromosome 4, HZAU_PFXX_2.0, whole genome shotgun sequence DNA window GGAGGAGAATGCAGCTGGGAGCGGCGCTCCCTGACGCAGATAAACACCTGTGAGTGTTGATTGAATTATAAATACAATTGTGCTCTGCCGTATCAATAGTAGTGTTTCTGCACAGCTTAACTCTTACAGTTTACAGCTGTTTCTGTTGTCCCTATTCTTGCATTTTTCTTCTACAGTAAATACTTCTTTAGCTTGCTTGGCATATTTACATTATGACTATATGCACTTCATTGACTTTGTATTTTCACCCAGCACGATGACAATAACACTGAAGCTGAATTTGCGAGTGGCTGTAAATAATTGAAATGTTAAATGAAGCATTCAAAGATCTGTTGTTTCTAATCATTCCTATATGTGttaatctgtttgtttgtttttttaccctAGCTCACTTACAAAGACTCTTAAGCATGTGTATGCTCAGTACGGGATTAAAAAGGGACTGTACCGTGGCCTGTCTCTCAACTACATCCGCTGTATACCGTCTCAAGCCGTTGCCTTCACCACTTATGAGTTCATGAAGCAAGTCCTGCACTTGAACTAGAGCAGGGATCCTCACATCCACACCAGGAACAAAATTGCCACACAGCATTTGGGAGTGTTTTAGGAGCACAGGTGTGGATAAGGGGACGACTACTTAACCCAGATCACTGGAAATTATCTGCTAACTTTACAGTGGTTGCACTGAACAATCCGCCTTAACCTTTCAGACTGTATTGTTGTCTTATGTCACAAAACACATCTTTCTCCAGGCTGCTCTGTACGTTTAATACTGATTACATGTCAGTATGTGAAAGCTATAATGCATCATGAGCATGACAGAAACGGTATTGTGATTGTCTTGTCAACATTTTTCATTAGGACACACTGCATTAAACAGGGGCTTACATTCACTGTCCATTTTAATTGCTCATtaatgcagttatccaatcagccaatcgtgtggctttagcatgtagctacaggtcaagagcttcagttaattttCACATCAATCATCAGAACATGTCCGAACAGATCATGTTTTCTTCATTCTGTAGTTTGATATGAGCTGATATGACTGAATCTGTTGACCTCTATGTTTTGCCACATTTATTGCATGAAAAAGcatgtttctattaaagtgaACATCATGGGGTTTTTTTCCCTAATGTATTACCTCCATTCACTccaaataaatgctgtagaactTAATATGGATTTTCTCGTAGCATATAATCTTGGACCAGATGATTTCTGTAGAAGGCTATAAGTTTCTGAGAGCTTCTTAACAATAGATTCTACatctttattaaaacacactcTGTGACATTGAGATTGCACTTTGACAAGGcttgttttgatgtttttttcttaaccatttttttttaaatttaagttcAACGTATGTTTCAGCACCTTTTCAGAGCCATTGAACACAGCATAGGGTTCATCTTTTTGTTCAAGGCATTTTCTTTGCTTCCACTTGATGGCAGTCTTAAGATGAAACATCATTTTAACATCTGTGCAGCATtcagttatgttttttttttttttatcattataacAATTTGAAATGATCTTTTTACAAATTGTTAATATTATGTGATAAACATGCCTTTATCTACAGGTACTGCTCTGTCCGATGGAAAGAAAGATGATGGAGACTATTTAATcctcgtttaaaaaaaaggttatctAGATTGAACagcttgtactgtatatacagagtTAATTAAGCATTGGTTGTTAATATGCATATATTTATCAGCaggttcatgttttttttgtgtgtgtgtgaagttaatgtctatttttttgtattagacACAATTGAATGAAATCATTATAATGTGCTCAGAAGATTTGCTCTGAGAAATGTTTGTCTTGTTAATGTTGCTATTGTATTGGGAGGCAGACAAGGTTTAACATTATTACTCATGTGATCATGAGTATTGGAATTTACCTGTATAAGATTAAAACTATGAAATTGTATTAGAAATTTGGAATTTTTACATAATATTAAGATATTGAATTGATACAAAACTACTGGGTGGTGAAAAGAATTGaacaaaattgtttatttattcagtggctaaatgaaatgtaattttcTATTTCTGCAAAACTCAATTTGGTCTGTGTGTCAGTATATCAATAAAACGTTCTCGTAACTGTAGAAGGAGCACCGTTGCATTCACTGTTCCTGATTCTTCAGTGTATAAAACTTTGTTGATCAGACTGAGCAGTTTGAAGTTGTGGTTCTTAGTTACAATTCTTAGCCTGTTGTAACTGAATACAagaatctttttgtttttgccacTCCATTACCACAAGGAAACTGTGGTTGTGAATGTTTTCACATGCTTACACAGTGTAAAGTTAATGCACAAGCATTGTGATAGATGAGCAGAGACATACGCACATAAACTTATGCATGTGAAATAATGTATAACTTTGGATATAGTTGTTAACATTAACATTGTTAACACtattcaaaaactttttttttttttttttacaaatctcTTCCTACACTAAAATGTCTGAAAACATATGCAGCTGAAAACATATgcagttattgtgtgtgtgtgtgtgtgtgtgtgtgtgtgtgtgtgtgtgtgtgtgtgtgagaaaagttTTTTTGAGTTCAAACCAAGGCACTCAATTTAAAGCACATAATCTTCAAAGCAGTCACTATTCTTTCAATGACTAACAAATAATTGTTTGACTGCACAGGAAGTGGAAATGTCATTATTTcccatttgcacacacacacccgcataTTTTCCTGTTTTGCAACAGCCCACCACCTAATAATTAACCCATCGAATGGAACTacatgtctatttattttgcCTTTGTTGACTTGATGTGACCAAAGAACAATCTAACAACACGCTGGTCATATCTGCCATTTATTGTAAAAGAATATTTCAGCATCATTACTGAACTCAGATCCTTCCAGATGTTTTGTGGTGTTGTGCTCGGTTACACACAAATTCAGCAAAAGCTCCTTACTTTCTTCCCGCAAAAAGAACTTCCTCATTATGAGGAAGTAAACTGTGTTAAAGCCACAGCAGCCTTTCAGTTCATCACCTCATCTTTTAAACCAAACTTGCATATACTTGAGCTACAGATAGAGAACAGATGATTCTCTACTGTGATGTTTGATATTTCTTTCCTGTTTAAAATAGACATCGCACCATTTCATTGCTGAATAAGTCTATTAAAATAACTCTTTGAGAGCTGATTCTGAAACCCACAATGTTAACTATTTTCCACAAGCCTCTATAAGGACTTGAGGGTGATAGTAATGTGTTTTCTGAtgccatttctttttttctgggtTTTGATGCCATTAGTTCTAAAGAAAACCAAATATTATAAATAGGCTACTATATAATATAGTAGTTAAAGTATAGTCTTTAACCCTTTATACCTTTCCATTCTTTAGTCAGAACGGAAATTGAGTTATCAGACATTTTACAGTTACTCAGTTTTTTAGCGTGATATGTTTTTCCGACTGTTTGGATCACATTACACAGAACATTAGTGGTTAAAGTTAGCGTCTTCATGACACTTTAGATGCTGACGAACATGCACTTGGAGAGCAGGGTTTGAGTTCACCTTTTACTTCCTactttggaacttttctatagATATATCGCCCCTATTTGGCAAggaaaacataaataattaataagcaCTACAAATTGTTAAAGTCCTGAGagtctactttcatacgagTTGTTAACCTCTGCTGTGGAATGTggcatgacaaagaaattcattGTTGAAAATCGGCATaccaaaaaaaactgtttaactatttatttcCGGTAAAAATCATTAACCCCtatacatgtaattattaattctTTCTTATTCAGTAACGACTTGATCCTAGTCTTGGTCATGGTGATCCAGGATGAATCACTGAGTGTGGGTTGGGAAAACACCGTGGATGGGAATTCAGTATGCTGCAGATCACCATGAGTTCATATATTTATGCATTAATTCAACAGTCTATTAATTTACAGCCACCAGTCCTCTTACTGGCATGTATTTGGGAGGATAGAGGATACTCCAGGGACCATAAgaaaacccacacagacccacagagtacatgtgaaactccacacgGTCGGCATCCCTAATTGAGTTTCGTACAAACGTCCTGACATGTATATTAGCAGACCTCAGTGAGGAGATGTTTACAAATTCTGTTATATATCCTGCTTATCTGCATACTAGAATACTACATTCATAATTTTATCTATACCATCATATATTGGCTTTTCCTCACCTATTTGCATTTTCCTCTCTGGCTTTGTACAGTGCTACTCTATGAGGTAGTGGCTCATTTGACTGGTAAATATGGTGtatacaaaatactgtttgttgTTCCACCTCACGTAACATGGTAAATAAATAGCAGACACCTGTGTATAGTTTTTTGATATCATCTGATGTAATATGATCTGTCTGAATGAGCTGTCTGTAAAATGAGCCTCTTCTCATCATTCCGATTCCTGATAATAATTCCTATAGCCTCTTAGAATACAGAACATTTATGTTAAATGAATTGTAGATACATATTTGATTTTCCATATGACTCTTGGGTGTCATATGGGTAGACTCTATCTATTAATAGTCCACTGAGAAATAGCCTTTAAGCATTTGCATGCTTTATCTCTGTATATCAGCAACTTAtcttgtgagtgtgagtgtacatgcagttttgtgtgtgatgtagaaaaGGGAAGTTCTTTCTGTGAAAGACCACATAAGAGTTCTTGGTGGAGACGCAGACTGTCAGACTCTTTGACCGAGATGACTTCATACACCGTGACTGTTGCCACGGGCTCTCAGTGGTTCGCTGGCACTGATGATTACATTTACCTGACCTTGGTGGGGACGGATCGCTGCAGTGAGAAAACTCTTCTGGATAAACCACTATATAATGACTTTGAGCGAGGAGCGGTAAGATGTCTGTcaattttttgaaaatgtttcagTGGTTGCAGAaaagatttttaatattaacatttgcAGTAGGTGCCAATTAGTaacaggaaaaataaagaagaaataaagtgaACATGAGCCAGAATGAGAGCAGTCTATGAAAAAGACCGGAAATCCAGAAAAATCCATGCAAATGGAATGTAAACTGGAGACCAATACAGTATTTGCAAAACAGACTAATTAAAATAAGGTGaattaaagatgttttttttaatgaatgggTAAAGAGAGGACTTTAAGCTTGAGTCAGAAGCTTCAGAGTCAGAAGCTTCATTGTGTCTCAAAATAGATGTTTTCtctatttccttttttctctatATCTGGCCATGTTCATAATACAAGAATGATTGTGTTGCACTCTGTTTACTATAATATGATTTGTTAGGGAAATAAAGATGACATTTTTCTTATCTTATGATTTGTCAGTTGACACCCAGTTTGTTTAATCCCAGGTGGACTCATATGACATCAAAGTATCAGAGAGTCTTGGTGACATAGAACTCATAAAGATTGAGAAGAAAAAGTACTGGATGCTTGACGACTGGTATTGTAAATACATTACAGTGAAGACTCCCAATGGAGATTACATTGAGTTCCCTTGTTTTCGCTGGGTAGTGGACGATAAAGAGGTGATACTTCGAGATGGCAGAGGTGAGATTCTTTTCTTGTGTCTTGCATCTGTGATTTGTTAAATCCCCTGTCCTCTTAGAGTCACACAAAAAAAGTTGCAAAAGATTTTACGTGCTTGTTATCTCTGCAGCTCGTCTGCCTCAGCAAGACAAAACCAGAGTGGCGAAACAACACAGACGCAAGGAACtggaaaacagacagaagatTTACAGGTTTAACAGAAATGATTTTGAAATAGATGTTACTATAGCTCTTATACGTACTACAGCGAAGTCAAATTATCTTGACACAAAAGCTGTTTACTTTTCGACTTTTTTTTAGCTCTATAAAATGAACATTAAGTTTGGGAGATtacactgaatcactgaatttCCATGTTTGAAAACATTGCGTGTGAACCATTGTAACTGGAAATTGGTATTTCGTATGTAGAGACttgcttcatttatttcttttatgtgCACTATGAAAAgtgtattttcatatattttgttatgGCTGAAGTATAGATATAACTGTTATGACTCCTTTTTATAGATGGAGGGAGTGGCATCCTGGCTTTCCCATGAGCATCGATGCAAATACCCATAAAGAGCTTCCGCGAGATATCCAGTTTGACAGTGAGAAAGGCATCGACTTCGCTCTAAATTACAGTAAAGCGTGAGTTCTGTGTTGTAGTTCCTGGTTGTGTTGGCTTGCACAAAGCCAACACTTTGTTCtgctatttaattatttttattcttcttcttagaCCAAAAAATTCTGATACTCTTCTTCTAGAGCTTTCAAGCTACATGAACTAAACTTAAGAAAGTTGTTCATCCTGGTTTGATTTGTTATTATCACTTTTTTATCTGAGCAGAAGTCAAAGTATCTACCTGTCTATCTATGAATCTTTTTCCTAAAAGCTGTTTTCAAAATCtactttttgaatattttagacTTGCTTTGTCAGCATCaaagtttttaattattattatgattatgattattatactTATGAGACCAAATTTCTAAACTTGCAGTTGTTTCCTGGAATTCTCACTTTGtccttttgtattttaaaaaagaatcttAAAAATTGACTTGCTGAGATCTTTTACAATAGGAAGcttgtctttttaaaaaaaaggattttttttttttttgcctggcAAAAACTGCCTTACTTCCTTTTTGGTATCTGGTTTCAGACATGCTGCAATCACCGCGGTTTTATCAGTTTGGGGCTGCACATACCCATGACCCATGTGGAAGCCCTGATAGCTACTTCCACACACCCAATTTTTCATGTCTTCAGATTATACTTTACTCCTGTCTGTGTCAGCAAACCCAGGACAGTCCCCAGGTGCTATATATACTATAGCACTGCCAGTTATTACCAAAGATGATGATATTTGGTGGCATACACAGCATGCAGGTGTAGGATTCTGTCCATGAGCCACTGAAACGTTGCTGGGGCTCCAAACAACTTGAACAGAGTCACAAATTGGTAAAGCTGAATGGTTTGGAAAATGGGATCGGCCAGTATCTCTTTATCAAATCCAGTGTAGAATAAAAGCAAGTCACATATAGTTTATCAAGCAGTTTGTCAATATAAAACATTGGGTACGAGTCAACATTAGACACCATGTTGGCTTTTCTAAAGTCGACACAGAACCGGACTGAGCTGACGGATTTGGCTACCAAGACCACTGAGCTAGACCAACTATTATGCAACTCCTCGATTACCCTCATCTCAAGCACGTCCTGAAGTTTAGCCCAAACTatatttttcttgtgttttggtAAACGGTAGTTATTGCTGTGTACAACCACCCAGAGGGGGTGTCTCAGTGTAATGGTGTTTGAGGTTTGTACggttttatctatctatctatctatctatctatctatctatctatctatctatctatctatctatctatctatctatctatctatctatctatctatctatctatctatctatctatctaatctatctatctatctatctatctatctatctatctatctatctatctatctatctatctatctatctatctatctctgtctgtgagTTTAAACTTTCAGACTGGCTTTTTCAAGCCAACATAAAGTTTGTTGTGTCAAACATTACCTATCTAGTAGCATACTGCACCCACTGTTATAATATTCTCTGACTCTCTAATAAACAGTCATTGTACTGTTCTCACATTTGCATATGATCTTTGCAGCCAGACTACTGAACACAGTAAATTGCAGTTGCATGGATGTCTAGGACTTACAGTTGTGTCCTGTATTTTTCATTATGTCCAAATTGGCTCACCAACATCTTTTACAGCTGAAAGCTTCTCAAACGTTTTGGTGTTTCTTAATGACACAAAGTATGTGTGCATATATTTGGATCCCCTACTCTAACTACTGTGCCAGAGGTTTGATTTCTAGGCACGGAACCAACACAGCAACCCACACCACTGAGAGGTTAACTCACACTGCTGTTCCTAAGCCTGGCTAAAAAAGGGAAGGTTTTGTCATAAAGGGTATTCAGGGAAACAAACCTGtaacataattaaatataaaatcaaatatgATCTGCTATAGTGATCCCAAACAGGGAGCAGTCAAAGAACAACACAGTTtcactgtgtaaatgtgtaaacacAGTTTCACATGCTGCTTAATAAACCAGAAAACAGCAAATTTGCAGTTCATGAtatgatgtttgtttttctattaaaaccaggaattcttcttcttttaggATAGAGAACCTCTGTATTAACCAGTTCATGCACATGTTCCAGTCCTCATGGGGAGATTTTGGAGATTTTGAACGGATATTTGTGAGGATCAAGAACACAATATCAGGTTCTTCGAATTATTCCATCCTTATACAATATTAAGACAAGGGTGAAACTATAAATAGTACAAATACAAAGTACAAAGTATAAATAGTAGTGTGTATTTCTACATATAAACTAACACatgcatgacattttttttcttttggacaGAGTATGTGATGCAGCACTGGAAAGAAGACTTTATGTTTGGATATCAGTTTTTAAATGGCTGTAATCCCGTCATCATCAAGAAGTGTACAGAAATACCAGAGAAGTTTCCAGTCACACATGAAATGGTGAAAGACTTCTTAGAAAGAGACCTTTCTTTGGAAGATGAGCTGAAGGTAACTCATTATTAACACTTATACTGAACAGTAAGGcagtctgttgtttttttttatatctgtaaTCTGTTTGTCATGGTTTTTAGGCAGGAAACTTGTTTATAGCAGACTACGAGATCATGGAGGACGTCACAGCTAATGCTACAGATCCTTGCACCCTGCAGTATTTAGCGGCACCCATTTGCTTGCTGTACAAGAACACTCAGAACAAAGTTTTGCCAATCGCCATACAGGTAAGTGACTATTCTTTCTAGAGTACCAGCAGATCTGCCTTGTATAACCCCATTTCAATTACATTATAAAATACTTCTGATGCAGTAAAGAGATTATCAATATGTAATGAACCACTgttgatttttaaaatttctaaTTTTATTGTAGTAAAGTAACTAACATGGAAAAGATTTGATGTTTACTCAAAGAGGCCCCTAAAACAACATCATGATaccaacaataaaaaaattgctgCTGTCActgttttacttttacatttttccgTATAGTAGCCTGCGAATTACTCCGACTTCCTCCCATGTCTGAAAAAACTTTCACTTGTCAGATTAGACACTCTTAAACTTCCTCTAGAAATGAATGAGTGTAATGTTCCCTGTAGTACTGGGtgtattcttatttttcatCCACTGTAGGCTCCTGATCTACAATGACTTGTAACTAATGTTCCAAAGTTCTGGCAAATGCACCATGCAACAGCTAGTATTGTCAATTCATTTGCAGATTGTAAATAAGacatttctgtatgtttttaaaGCTAAGTCAAACCCCAGGTGAAGACAGCCCAATCTTCCTGCCTACTGATAATGACTATGACTGGTTGTTGGCCAAGATCTGGGTAAGGTCTTCTGACTTTCATGTGCACCAGACAGTGACACACCTCCTGAGGACCCATctgatatctgaggtttttggCATTGCTATGTTCCGACAGTTGCCTGCCGTCCATCCTGTGTACAAGGTACACCACTTTTACACATTATCATAGCAAACTAATACATGTATCTGCCAAGAAATAAATAGCCTTATTAGAGGACATAAATTGTGCACAGCTCTTGAAGAATTTTTCATaagatttgtttaaaatttcCAGTTGATTTTGCCA harbors:
- the alox5a gene encoding polyunsaturated fatty acid 5-lipoxygenase; the protein is MTSYTVTVATGSQWFAGTDDYIYLTLVGTDRCSEKTLLDKPLYNDFERGAVDSYDIKVSESLGDIELIKIEKKKYWMLDDWYCKYITVKTPNGDYIEFPCFRWVVDDKEVILRDGRARLPQQDKTRVAKQHRRKELENRQKIYRWREWHPGFPMSIDANTHKELPRDIQFDSEKGIDFALNYSKAIENLCINQFMHMFQSSWGDFGDFERIFVRIKNTISEYVMQHWKEDFMFGYQFLNGCNPVIIKKCTEIPEKFPVTHEMVKDFLERDLSLEDELKAGNLFIADYEIMEDVTANATDPCTLQYLAAPICLLYKNTQNKVLPIAIQLSQTPGEDSPIFLPTDNDYDWLLAKIWVRSSDFHVHQTVTHLLRTHLISEVFGIAMFRQLPAVHPVYKLILPHVRYTIAINTKAREQLICECGLFDKANGTGGGGHVELVQKAMKTFTYKSLCFPDSIKARGMDSKEEIPYYFYRDDGNCVWEIIKSFVEDIVHIFYDSDKTVQEDEEIQAFAKDVCSFGMQDSDYCEFPKSLQNREQLVEYLTVIIFTASAQHAAINFGQYDWCSWIPNSPPTMRKPPPTKKGEVDMAFILHSLPDRGRSCWHLGAVWALSQFQDNELFLGMYPDEHFIEKPVKKAMETFRQKLDELTKAIKNRNEGKNLPFFYLSPDRIPNSVAL